In Saccharothrix violaceirubra, the following are encoded in one genomic region:
- a CDS encoding beta-xylosidase, whose product MPSSYRGAVRLLGFLVVVGVVAGCSPGVAEPGPDSGKAGPTGTSASPPAVATPEPASVVLTTDRDRRSGIVADGGGDSPYNYGPTVLLENGRYRMWWCSQLGYAAPAGDDLLYAESTSPDGPFSAPGGGSAIPVLSGSTSGFDGKHTCDPSVIKVGPTYYLYYTGAAGEHAHGNAIGVATSTDGLTWARAADGKPIVSPSYDTTRENTYGAGQPSVLYLDGWFYLMFTDTTGKAAGWNGAGQFVLRSKVATFLTGVEALGPNGFHKVEDAHSTRERSVVDAFSADLSFVPALDAFVIAHETEQGTTLTFWNRDFTAEPYGRVHVAGPWREGPGLVRTPHGLVPVSDEDPCGRIAFDVVRATVDGRAGAPTDLTHFGLDVAEAPGCATTRAAAALEGFAVPSPENTVDLVLKGQVVRIERRSVTDRLATKVLDHRPAIVDKLPVKARIPAGAKAVRSPDGTVGLVLGDDKKVWLVDAEEIAALNGSTVTAVSKQTWDGYQPVRDLLR is encoded by the coding sequence ATGCCCAGCTCCTACCGGGGAGCGGTGCGGTTGCTCGGGTTCCTCGTCGTGGTCGGCGTCGTGGCGGGTTGTTCGCCCGGTGTCGCCGAGCCGGGGCCCGACAGCGGGAAAGCCGGCCCGACCGGCACGTCCGCGTCACCGCCCGCCGTCGCCACGCCCGAGCCCGCGTCCGTCGTGCTCACCACCGACCGGGACCGCCGCTCGGGCATCGTGGCGGACGGCGGCGGCGACTCGCCCTACAACTACGGGCCCACCGTGCTCCTGGAGAACGGTCGGTACCGGATGTGGTGGTGCAGCCAGCTCGGCTACGCGGCCCCGGCCGGCGACGACCTGCTCTACGCCGAGAGCACGTCGCCCGACGGCCCGTTCTCCGCACCCGGCGGCGGCTCGGCGATCCCCGTGCTGTCCGGCAGCACGTCCGGTTTCGACGGCAAGCACACCTGCGACCCGTCGGTGATCAAGGTCGGCCCGACCTATTACCTGTACTACACCGGCGCCGCCGGCGAGCACGCGCACGGCAACGCGATCGGCGTGGCCACCAGCACCGACGGTCTCACGTGGGCACGCGCGGCCGACGGCAAGCCGATCGTCAGCCCCTCCTACGACACCACCCGCGAGAACACCTACGGCGCCGGCCAGCCGTCCGTCCTCTACCTCGACGGCTGGTTCTACCTGATGTTCACCGACACCACCGGCAAGGCGGCCGGGTGGAACGGCGCCGGCCAGTTCGTGCTCCGCTCCAAGGTCGCCACGTTCCTCACCGGCGTGGAGGCGCTCGGCCCGAACGGCTTCCACAAGGTCGAGGACGCCCACTCGACGCGCGAACGGTCGGTCGTCGACGCGTTCTCGGCCGACCTGTCGTTCGTCCCGGCGCTCGACGCGTTCGTCATCGCCCACGAGACCGAGCAGGGCACCACCCTGACCTTCTGGAACCGCGACTTCACCGCCGAGCCGTACGGCAGGGTCCACGTCGCCGGCCCGTGGCGCGAGGGTCCCGGCCTGGTCCGCACCCCGCACGGCCTGGTCCCGGTGTCCGACGAGGACCCGTGCGGCCGGATCGCGTTCGACGTCGTGCGCGCCACGGTAGACGGCCGGGCCGGTGCGCCCACCGACCTCACCCACTTCGGCCTGGACGTCGCCGAGGCGCCCGGCTGCGCCACGACCCGGGCCGCCGCCGCGCTCGAGGGTTTCGCCGTCCCCTCGCCGGAGAACACCGTCGACCTCGTGCTCAAGGGCCAGGTCGTGCGCATCGAACGCCGCTCGGTCACCGACCGGCTCGCGACGAAGGTCCTCGACCACCGCCCGGCGATCGTCGACAAGCTCCCGGTCAAGGCCCGCATCCCGGCGGGCGCGAAGGCGGTCCGCTCGCCCGACGGCACGGTCGGCCTGGTGCTCGGCGACGACAAGAAGGTGTGGCTGGTGGACGCCGAGGAGATCGCGGCCCTCAACGGCTCGACGGTGACGGCGGTGTCCAAGCAGACGTGGGACGGCTACCAACCCGTCCGCGACCTCCTGCGCTGA
- a CDS encoding M24 family metallopeptidase codes for MPYSTRRAALRATLRDRDLDALLVTNLLNVRYLTGFTGSNGALLVSADSDTSTVFCTDGRYTTQSAHQVPDLERLIERPCDVALVKRAGRVRLGYESGHVTVEGLDALTGAADGAELRRAPGVVEELRLVKDDTEIEALRMACAAADRALAGLIEHGGLRAGRTEREIARDLENLMRDHGADGPSFESIVAAGPNSAVPHHRPTDAVVRPGDLVKLDFGALVGGYHSDMTRTLVVGRADDWQRELYDLVASAQTAGRAALVPGTALADVDAASRDVIDRAGHGEHFLHGLGHGVGLEIHEAPALSKAGAGTLLPGMAVTVEPGVYLAGKGGVRIEDTLVVRQGAPELLTLTTKELVVV; via the coding sequence ATGCCGTACTCAACCCGCCGCGCCGCCCTGCGCGCCACCCTTCGCGACCGGGACCTGGACGCCCTGCTGGTCACCAACCTGCTCAACGTCCGCTACCTCACCGGGTTCACCGGGTCCAACGGCGCGCTCCTGGTCTCGGCCGACTCGGACACGTCGACGGTGTTCTGCACCGACGGCCGCTACACCACCCAGTCCGCGCACCAGGTCCCCGACCTGGAACGCCTGATCGAGCGGCCCTGCGACGTGGCCCTGGTCAAGCGGGCCGGTCGGGTCCGGCTCGGGTACGAGAGCGGGCACGTCACCGTCGAAGGGCTCGACGCGCTCACCGGGGCGGCGGACGGCGCCGAACTCCGGCGGGCGCCCGGCGTCGTCGAGGAACTGCGGCTGGTCAAGGACGACACCGAGATCGAGGCGCTGCGGATGGCGTGCGCGGCGGCCGACCGGGCGCTGGCCGGGCTGATCGAGCACGGCGGGCTGCGCGCCGGCCGCACCGAGCGGGAGATCGCGCGCGACCTGGAGAACCTCATGCGCGACCACGGTGCCGACGGGCCGTCGTTCGAGTCCATCGTCGCCGCCGGCCCGAACTCGGCCGTGCCGCACCACCGGCCGACGGACGCGGTCGTGCGCCCCGGCGACCTCGTGAAGCTCGACTTCGGCGCGCTGGTCGGCGGCTACCACTCGGACATGACCCGCACGCTGGTCGTCGGCCGGGCCGACGACTGGCAGCGCGAGCTGTACGACCTGGTCGCCTCGGCGCAGACCGCCGGCCGGGCCGCGCTGGTGCCCGGCACCGCCCTGGCCGACGTCGACGCCGCGTCCCGGGACGTCATCGACCGGGCCGGGCACGGCGAGCACTTCCTCCACGGCCTCGGCCACGGCGTCGGCCTGGAGATCCACGAGGCTCCGGCACTGTCGAAGGCGGGGGCCGGTACACTTCTGCCCGGCATGGCGGTCACCGTCGAGCCCGGTGTATACCTGGCCGGGAAGGGCGGTGTCCGCATCGAGGACACGCTCGTGGTGCGCCAAGGCGCCCCGGAGCTCCTCACCCTGACCACCAAAGAGCTAGTGGTCGTCTGA
- the efp gene encoding elongation factor P, with protein MATTNDLKNGLVLNLDGQLWTVTAFQHVKPGKGGAFVRTTLKHVLSGKVVDKTFNAGTKVETATVDKRGMTYLYKDGSDFVFMDGDTYEQLNVPAETVADAANYMLENQEAVVAVHEGVALYVELPTSVELVIQHTDPGLQGDRSTGGTKPATLETGAEIQVPLFVTTGEKIKVDTRDGRYLGRVNG; from the coding sequence GTGGCCACCACCAACGACCTGAAGAACGGCCTGGTGCTGAACCTCGACGGTCAGCTCTGGACCGTCACCGCGTTCCAGCACGTCAAGCCGGGCAAGGGCGGCGCCTTCGTGCGCACCACGCTGAAGCACGTCCTGTCCGGCAAGGTCGTGGACAAGACCTTCAACGCGGGCACCAAGGTGGAGACGGCCACCGTGGACAAGCGGGGCATGACCTACCTGTACAAGGACGGCTCCGACTTCGTCTTCATGGACGGCGACACCTACGAGCAGCTCAACGTCCCGGCCGAGACCGTCGCGGACGCGGCGAACTACATGCTGGAGAACCAGGAGGCGGTCGTCGCGGTCCACGAGGGCGTCGCGCTCTACGTGGAACTCCCGACCAGCGTCGAACTGGTGATCCAGCACACCGACCCGGGCCTGCAGGGCGACCGCTCCACCGGCGGCACCAAGCCCGCCACGCTGGAGACCGGCGCGGAGATCCAGGTGCCGCTGTTCGTCACGACCGGCGAGAAGATCAAGGTCGACACCCGTGACGGTCGCTACCTCGGCCGCGTGAACGGCTGA
- the nusB gene encoding transcription antitermination factor NusB — protein MGARSKARKRAVDVLYEADLRGVDAVTLLADRVGSADVPPVNDYTIGLVEGVTANRARIDDLISEHAEGWTLQRMPAVDRAVLRVGLYELLWAADVPDAVAIDEAVELAKGLSTDDSPRFVNGVLGRIAMIADRLRAVL, from the coding sequence ATGGGCGCACGCAGCAAGGCCCGCAAACGCGCCGTCGACGTCCTCTACGAGGCCGACCTGCGGGGTGTCGACGCGGTCACCCTCCTGGCGGACCGCGTCGGCTCCGCCGACGTCCCGCCGGTGAACGACTACACCATCGGCCTGGTCGAGGGCGTCACGGCCAACCGCGCGCGGATCGACGACCTGATCTCCGAGCACGCCGAGGGCTGGACGCTCCAGCGCATGCCCGCCGTGGACCGCGCGGTGCTGCGGGTCGGCCTGTACGAGCTGCTGTGGGCCGCCGACGTGCCCGACGCCGTGGCCATCGACGAGGCGGTGGAGCTGGCCAAGGGCCTGTCCACCGACGACTCGCCCCGGTTCGTCAACGGCGTACTCGGCCGGATCGCGATGATCGCCGACCGGCTGCGCGCGGTGCTCTAG
- the bldD gene encoding transcriptional regulator BldD gives MGDYAKALGAKLRAIRQQQGLSLHGVEQKSGGRWKAVVVGSYERGDRAVTVQKLAELADFYGVPVAELLPEGRVPSGAEPATKIVINLERLQQLPAEKVGPLARYAATIQSQRGDYNGKVLSIRTEDLRSLAIIYDMTPGELTEQLIDWGVLPPEARPAKED, from the coding sequence ATGGGCGACTACGCCAAGGCGCTGGGGGCAAAGCTCCGCGCGATCCGCCAGCAACAGGGCCTGTCTTTGCACGGCGTCGAGCAGAAGTCCGGCGGTCGGTGGAAGGCCGTCGTCGTCGGCTCCTACGAGCGCGGCGACCGTGCCGTCACCGTGCAGAAGCTGGCCGAACTCGCCGACTTCTACGGGGTCCCGGTCGCCGAGCTGCTGCCGGAGGGTCGGGTGCCCTCGGGCGCCGAGCCCGCCACCAAGATCGTCATCAACCTGGAACGGCTGCAACAGCTGCCCGCGGAGAAGGTCGGACCGCTCGCGCGGTACGCGGCCACCATCCAGAGCCAGCGCGGCGACTACAACGGCAAGGTCCTGTCCATCCGGACCGAGGACCTGCGCTCCCTGGCGATCATCTACGACATGACGCCGGGCGAGCTGACCGAGCAGCTCATCGACTGGGGCGTCCTGCCTCCCGAGGCCCGACCGGCCAAGGAGGACTGA
- the pyrR gene encoding bifunctional pyr operon transcriptional regulator/uracil phosphoribosyltransferase PyrR, translated as MAPRQRGATDPAGERELLSAGDVARTVARMAHQIIEKTALDAPSAPEVVLMGIPSRGAPLAVRLGGLIGEFSGREVPVGTLDITLYRDDLRRGPTRPLAATKVPDGGIDDRLVVLVDDVLFSGRTIRAALDALRDLGRPRAVQLAVLVDRGHRELPIRADYVGKNVPTARSEEVHVLLREFDDRDGVVLR; from the coding sequence GTGGCGCCACGTCAACGTGGTGCGACGGACCCGGCCGGAGAGCGCGAGCTCCTCTCGGCTGGCGACGTCGCGCGCACCGTCGCCCGAATGGCCCATCAGATCATCGAGAAGACCGCTCTTGATGCACCGAGCGCACCCGAAGTAGTCCTGATGGGGATTCCGAGCCGGGGAGCGCCGCTGGCGGTCCGTCTCGGTGGGCTCATCGGCGAGTTCAGCGGCCGTGAGGTCCCGGTCGGCACTCTCGACATCACGCTCTACCGCGACGACCTGCGCCGAGGCCCCACGCGGCCGCTGGCGGCCACGAAGGTGCCCGACGGCGGCATCGACGACCGGCTCGTGGTGCTCGTCGACGACGTCCTGTTCTCCGGCCGCACGATCCGCGCCGCTCTCGACGCGCTGCGCGACCTCGGCCGTCCCCGTGCGGTGCAGCTCGCGGTCCTGGTCGACCGCGGCCACCGCGAACTGCCCATCCGTGCGGACTACGTGGGCAAGAACGTCCCGACCGCCCGGTCCGAGGAGGTCCACGTGCTGCTGCGCGAGTTCGACGACCGCGACGGGGTGGTCCTGCGGTGA
- a CDS encoding aspartate carbamoyltransferase catalytic subunit produces MKHLLTTEGIDPAQATAILDTAATLKRSLEGREVRKLPTLRGRTVITMFYENSTRTRVSFEIAGKWMSADVVNVSSSGSSVSKGESLRDTALTLAAAGADCVIVRHPASGAAHRLAGWLREAGTSVVNAGDGMHEHPTQALLDAATLRERLGELRDRRIAIVGDVLHSRVARSNVHLLTALGADVTLVAPPTLLPTGVETWRVSVSHELDSILPGQDAVMLLRVQAERMHGGFFPSAREYSIAYGLNENRLRLLPEHAVVLHPGPMLRGMEIASAVADSPRAAITDQVRNGVHVRMAVLYHLLAHEEETA; encoded by the coding sequence GTGAAGCACCTGCTCACCACCGAGGGGATCGACCCCGCCCAGGCCACCGCGATCCTGGACACCGCCGCCACCCTCAAGCGCTCGCTCGAGGGCCGTGAGGTGCGCAAACTGCCCACGCTGCGGGGCCGGACCGTGATCACGATGTTCTACGAGAACTCGACGCGGACCCGGGTCAGCTTCGAGATCGCGGGCAAGTGGATGAGCGCGGACGTGGTGAACGTCTCGTCGTCGGGTTCCAGCGTGTCCAAGGGCGAGTCGCTGCGCGACACGGCGCTCACCCTGGCCGCCGCCGGCGCCGACTGCGTGATCGTCCGCCACCCGGCCTCGGGCGCCGCGCACCGGCTCGCCGGGTGGCTGCGCGAGGCGGGGACGTCCGTGGTCAACGCGGGCGACGGCATGCACGAGCACCCCACCCAGGCCCTGCTCGACGCGGCCACCCTGCGGGAACGCCTCGGCGAGCTGAGGGACCGGCGGATCGCGATCGTCGGCGACGTGCTGCACAGCCGGGTCGCCCGGTCGAACGTGCACCTGCTGACCGCGCTCGGCGCCGACGTGACGCTCGTCGCACCGCCGACGCTGCTGCCCACGGGCGTCGAGACCTGGCGCGTCTCCGTCTCGCACGAGCTGGACTCGATCCTGCCCGGGCAGGATGCCGTGATGCTGCTGCGCGTCCAGGCCGAACGAATGCATGGGGGCTTCTTCCCGTCCGCACGGGAGTACTCGATCGCGTACGGCCTGAACGAGAACCGCCTGCGGCTGCTGCCGGAGCACGCCGTCGTGCTGCACCCCGGTCCGATGCTGCGCGGCATGGAGATCGCGAGCGCGGTCGCCGACTCGCCCCGCGCCGCGATCACCGACCAGGTGCGCAACGGTGTGCACGTGCGCATGGCCGTGCTCTACCACCTGCTGGCCCACGAGGAGGAGACCGCGTGA
- a CDS encoding dihydroorotase, giving the protein MTTLVLKGVRPYGEGDPVDVLVRDGVIAAIGTVDGADAEIVDGAGAILLPGFVDLHTHLREPGREDTETIATGSAAAALGGYTAVFAMANTDPVADNAVVVGHVARRGREVGLVDVHPVGAVTVGLKGERLAELGTMARTGVRVFSDDGHCVHDPLIMRRALEYSKALGVVIAQHAEEPRLTVGAQAHEGEHAARLGLAGWPAAAEESIVARDCLLALHAGAKLHVCHVSTAGTADVLAWAKARGTTVSAEVTPHHLLLTDERLDSYDPVNKVNPPLRTAADVEKLRLALADGTIDCVATDHAPHAVQDKDCEWSAARPGMLGLQTALSIVVETMVATGLLDWRGVARVLSERPAAIAGLADQGRPIAVGEPANLALVDPDARWTVRGAELASIAANTPFEGMELPARVVATVLRGKVTARDGQVAG; this is encoded by the coding sequence GTGACCACCCTGGTCCTCAAGGGTGTCCGACCCTACGGCGAGGGTGACCCCGTCGACGTCCTGGTCCGCGACGGCGTGATCGCGGCGATCGGGACCGTCGACGGCGCGGACGCCGAGATCGTCGACGGCGCGGGCGCGATCCTGCTGCCCGGTTTCGTCGACCTGCACACCCACCTGCGCGAACCCGGCCGCGAGGACACGGAGACCATCGCCACGGGCTCGGCCGCCGCCGCGCTCGGCGGGTACACCGCCGTGTTCGCCATGGCCAACACCGACCCGGTCGCGGACAACGCGGTCGTCGTCGGGCACGTGGCCCGGCGCGGCCGCGAGGTCGGCCTGGTCGACGTGCACCCGGTCGGCGCGGTCACGGTCGGCCTGAAGGGCGAACGCCTCGCCGAGCTGGGCACGATGGCCCGCACCGGCGTGCGGGTGTTCTCCGACGACGGCCACTGCGTCCACGACCCGCTGATCATGCGCCGGGCGCTGGAGTACTCCAAGGCGCTGGGCGTGGTGATCGCGCAGCACGCCGAGGAGCCCCGGCTGACCGTCGGCGCGCAGGCGCACGAGGGCGAGCACGCGGCACGCCTGGGCCTGGCGGGCTGGCCCGCCGCCGCCGAGGAGTCGATCGTCGCCCGCGACTGCCTGCTCGCCCTGCACGCGGGCGCGAAGCTGCACGTGTGCCACGTGTCCACGGCCGGCACCGCCGACGTGCTCGCGTGGGCCAAGGCGCGCGGCACGACGGTGTCCGCCGAGGTCACCCCGCACCACCTGCTGCTGACCGACGAGCGCCTCGACAGCTACGACCCGGTCAACAAGGTCAACCCGCCGCTGCGCACGGCCGCCGACGTGGAGAAGCTCCGGCTGGCCCTGGCCGACGGCACGATCGACTGCGTCGCCACCGACCACGCGCCGCACGCCGTGCAGGACAAGGACTGCGAGTGGTCCGCCGCGCGGCCCGGCATGCTCGGTCTCCAGACCGCGCTGTCGATCGTCGTGGAGACCATGGTCGCCACCGGCCTGCTCGACTGGCGCGGCGTGGCCCGCGTGCTCAGCGAGCGGCCCGCCGCGATCGCCGGGCTGGCCGACCAGGGCCGGCCGATCGCCGTCGGCGAGCCCGCGAACCTCGCGCTGGTCGACCCGGACGCGCGGTGGACGGTTCGGGGCGCCGAACTCGCGAGCATCGCCGCGAACACCCCGTTCGAGGGCATGGAACTGCCCGCGCGGGTCGTCGCGACCGTGCTGCGCGGCAAGGTCACCGCCCGGGACGGGCAGGTCGCCGGATGA
- a CDS encoding PH-like domain-containing protein — translation MSRVLLSLAVFAVFALIVFGMWRGWKARARRQAAFLAEFPAPPASTGTTMLETTGVYVGTTLGDDWQDRVAVGDVGHRAEATLRLTDTGVLVERTGASPLWIPVADVEGARTARGLAGKVMTADGLLVVRWRLGDRVLDTGFRGDDKDVYEQWVDALNPGGTA, via the coding sequence ATGAGCCGCGTGCTGCTGTCCCTGGCCGTGTTCGCGGTCTTCGCGTTGATCGTGTTCGGCATGTGGCGCGGCTGGAAGGCGCGGGCGCGGCGGCAGGCCGCGTTCCTGGCCGAGTTCCCCGCGCCACCCGCGTCGACCGGCACCACGATGCTGGAGACGACCGGCGTCTACGTCGGCACGACCCTCGGCGACGACTGGCAGGACCGGGTCGCGGTGGGCGACGTCGGCCACCGCGCCGAGGCCACGCTGCGGCTGACCGACACCGGCGTGCTGGTCGAGCGCACGGGCGCGAGCCCGCTGTGGATTCCCGTCGCCGACGTGGAGGGCGCCCGCACCGCACGGGGTCTGGCGGGCAAGGTGATGACGGCGGACGGCCTGCTGGTCGTGCGCTGGCGGCTCGGGGACCGGGTGCTCGACACCGGGTTCCGGGGCGACGACAAGGACGTGTACGAGCAGTGGGTGGACGCGCTGAACCCGGGAGGCACGGCATGA
- the carA gene encoding glutamine-hydrolyzing carbamoyl-phosphate synthase small subunit — MTNAALVLEDGRVFRGDAYGAIGASLGEVVFSTGMTGYQETLTDPSYHRQIVVQTAPQIGNTGWNDEDDESRRIWVAGYVVRDPSRVPSNWRSKRPLDDELVGQGIVGISGIDTRMLTRHLRERGAMRAGVFSGDDLGSTEEMLARVLAGPEMTGADLAGDVTTPESYVVEAVGERRFRVAAIDLGIKSNTPRMMAARGIEVHVLPVSATFDDIASIGVDGVFLSNGPGDPATQAHAVGLTRDVLDRRVPLFGICFGNQILGRALGRDTYKMRYGHRGINIPVIDVATGKVAITAQNHGFALEGEPGEEFASDFGRVLLSHYCPNDGTVEGVRALDVPAFSVQYHPEAAAGPHDAAPLFDEFVNLMAEGR; from the coding sequence ATGACGAACGCGGCACTGGTGTTGGAGGACGGCCGCGTGTTCCGCGGCGACGCCTACGGCGCGATCGGCGCGAGCCTGGGCGAGGTCGTGTTCTCCACCGGCATGACCGGCTACCAGGAGACCCTGACCGACCCCTCCTACCACCGCCAGATCGTGGTGCAGACCGCGCCGCAGATCGGCAACACCGGCTGGAACGACGAGGACGACGAGTCGCGCCGCATCTGGGTGGCCGGCTACGTGGTCCGCGACCCCTCGCGGGTGCCGTCCAACTGGCGCTCGAAGCGGCCGCTCGACGACGAGCTGGTCGGCCAGGGCATCGTCGGCATCTCGGGCATCGACACCCGGATGCTCACCCGCCACCTGCGCGAACGCGGCGCCATGCGGGCCGGCGTGTTCTCCGGCGACGACCTGGGCAGCACCGAGGAGATGCTCGCCCGCGTGCTGGCCGGTCCGGAGATGACCGGCGCCGACCTCGCCGGCGACGTGACCACGCCCGAGTCCTACGTGGTCGAGGCGGTCGGCGAGCGCCGGTTCCGCGTCGCCGCGATCGACCTGGGCATCAAGTCCAACACCCCGCGCATGATGGCCGCGCGCGGCATCGAGGTGCACGTCCTGCCGGTCTCCGCGACCTTCGACGACATCGCCTCGATCGGCGTGGACGGCGTGTTCCTGTCCAACGGTCCGGGCGACCCCGCGACCCAGGCGCACGCGGTCGGGCTGACCCGCGACGTGCTCGACCGTCGCGTGCCGCTGTTCGGCATCTGCTTCGGCAACCAGATCCTCGGCCGCGCGTTGGGCCGGGACACCTACAAGATGCGCTACGGCCACCGGGGCATCAACATCCCGGTGATCGACGTGGCGACCGGCAAGGTGGCCATCACCGCGCAGAACCACGGGTTCGCGCTGGAGGGCGAGCCGGGCGAGGAGTTCGCCTCGGACTTCGGCCGCGTGCTGCTGAGCCACTACTGCCCCAACGACGGCACGGTCGAGGGCGTGCGCGCGCTCGACGTGCCCGCGTTCAGCGTGCAGTACCACCCGGAGGCGGCGGCCGGTCCGCACGACGCCGCCCCGCTGTTCGACGAGTTCGTGAACCTGATGGCCGAGGGGCGCTGA